The Mauremys mutica isolate MM-2020 ecotype Southern chromosome 1, ASM2049712v1, whole genome shotgun sequence genome has a segment encoding these proteins:
- the C1HXorf58 gene encoding putative uncharacterized protein CXorf58 homolog, whose amino-acid sequence MLRSGAARRAGCLSRPADEELAAKILQRAWWSRIDRRLFRLLTHAIRAAEHCITYEIMRRVSPLEAELIKDPSMQCKVRFRFAGHEFPPFIVFKIFHHTGGQGSKYISGKRTISPASEAAVDACKLMGHRKYYDQMIWDELQYQNHKIIDEIDVATVKDYMQYISNLDETPAYFGGRDNCWRKLSLENFPRTMIMYDIMDYAQSGTLSNPLKEKLTFLLLRPQNEELRHDQLMTVSRVRSPTPCPPTATSSSRSYQPSSLPRPSVRRSRQARQKVAKMKRVHALEKEREEQKLDVTNRSHLTDQETMTAPTEDLEDHSVFSDEEWEHEAAKFMEKSRDGVSQIAWMQKASGPVSRDSQNLHCGR is encoded by the exons ATGCTGCGGAGCGGAGCCGCGCGCCGGGCGGGGTGTCTCTCGCGGCC GGCGGACGAAGAGCTCGCAGCTAAAATCCTCCAGCGAGCCTGGTGGAGTCGCATCGACAGGAGGCTGTTCAGGCTGCTCACACACGCCATCCGGGCCGCG GAACATTGCATTACATATGAGATTATGAGGCGAGTGAGTCCTTTAGAAGCTGAACTTATAAAAGATCCTAGTATGCAGTGTAAAGTCAGATTCAG ATTTGCTGGTCATGAGTTTCCACCTTTCATTGTGTTTAAGATTTTTCACCATACTGGAGGCCAAGGCAGCAAGTACATAAGTGGAAAAAGAACAATAAGTCCAGCAAGTGAG GCAGCAGTTGATGCTTGCAAGTTGATGGGACATCGAAAATATTATGATCAAATGATATGGGATGAACTTCAGTACCAAAACCACAAAATAATAGACGAAATAGACGTTGCTACAGTGAAAGATTATATGCAA TATATCAGTAACCTGGATGAGACCCCAGCATACTTTGGTGGCAGGGATAACTGCTGGAGAAAATTGTCCCTGGAAAACTTTCCCAGGACAATGATAATGTATGACATAATGGATTATGCACAGTCTGGGACACTGTCAAACCCACTTAAGGAGAAACTGACATTTCTGCTCCTGAGGCCACAGAATGAAGAGCTACGGCATGATCAACTCATGACTGTTTCTCGAGTCag GTCTCCTACACCTTGTCCTCCAACAGCCACCTCTTCATCTAGGTCTTATCAACCCTCTTCACTGCCTAGACCCTCAGTGCGTCGCTCTCGCCAAGCTCGACAGAAAGTAGCAAAAATGAAAAGAGTTCATGCACTTGAAAAAGAAAGAGAG GAACAGAAATTGGATGTTACAAATAGAAGCCACTTAACTGATCAAGAAACTATGACTGCACCAACTGAAGACCTTGAGGATCATTCTGTCTTTTCAGATGAAGAGTGGGAGCATGAGGCAGCTAAATT CATGGAAAAGAGCAGAGATGGAGTGAGCCAGATTGCTTGGATGCAGAAAGCATCAGGGCCTGTCTCAAGGGATTCACAAAATCTGCACTGTGGAAGGTAG